One Glandiceps talaboti chromosome 2, keGlaTala1.1, whole genome shotgun sequence genomic region harbors:
- the LOC144450648 gene encoding protein Smaug homolog 1-like, translating into MKPSSAFRDQVRSLSICFKEWSDCEQTVALYSLLNRLSATQARFLSFVLEQTVSDSQELKLLEQQANDPGYISSLCNESKENAVAQLLGHLPLLHPGNTEAKNKYLELIPKILRHSIENVIHLEESRQLLSYSVIHPALNNEERSSLTQWLTHLDDCTSSYNAYHPQLRNLASDPTAGGSLPPGLQGNSYEHNNFQQHYMQGGKLNGWNSSNIFGDSGIVSNENTEQTITLVPGHRISGENDGTMRTHPPVQLTLSAPPAMNMSTQLTNQGGSTGNSLAPPARNKRSNSLTPPTSQQQTGIPIDTWVSAEDIHIRGQNMTNEHAPLSPQSSINSTGSSGETTTEDGGILRNTFLEEASGMKDVPAWLKSLRLHKYSALFQQMTYEEMMSLTEEKLEAKNVTKGARNKIILSIRKLTERQQTLRELEKEIMECNSPSTLRNALSELKAVLMTPMKLQNNQIENSENISHTASTSNSITTNTLTTITVTSSSGSPLSMTVQGSPNILQSPTLPNDLIEQSSVPTVEEGDIPGQFTRVMGKMCTQLLVSRHDEENLNMYIQLIDKALNNESFNETQKKRLMSWKQQCQKVYRMHPRRLSLDNSKQRGGWMPHGNTFPNDYIMSSGNHMALRRASRQVFSQSPQRLGQSTGPIGTSSSSSTPGTTGAITRMTNQLGSSAYLKPRPGNPHQSVQRTRSAPVRRPSPQLGSNTFMIQPGRQFSEHQFGVTEPEINNRLESLCLSVTEHALGDGPSGDRNSTM; encoded by the exons gTTATATCAGCAGTTTGTGCAATGAAAGTAAAGAGAATGCTGTTGCCCAGCTGCTCGGACACCTGCCATTACTTCATCCTGGTAACACTGAGGCCAAAAACAAATACTTAGAGCTGATTCCTAAAATACTGCGCCACTCTATAGAGAATGTGATCCACTTAGAAGAGAGTAGACAGCTACTATCCTATTCTGTCATCCATCCAGCATTGAATAATGAAGAACGGAGTTCACTCACGCAGTGGCTTACGCATCTTGACGATTGTACAAGCAGTTACAATGCCTACCACCCCCAGCTGAGGAACTTGGCATCAGATCCAACTGCTGGGGGCTCCCTCCCCCCAGGACTACAAGGAAACAGTTATGAACATAACAACTTCCAGCAACATTACATGCAGGGAGGCAAACTGAACGGCTGGAATTCTTCAAATATATTTGGTGATTCTGGCATTGTGTCCAATGAGAACACAGAACAGACAATTACTTTGGTGCCCGGCCATCGGATCAGTGGGGAGAACGATGGAACCATGAGGACACATCCACCAGTACAACTCACTTTGTCTGCCCCACCTGCTATGAACATGTCTACACAACTCACAAATCAAGGAG GTTCCACTGGAAATTCCCTGGCTCCTCCAGCTCGCAATAAACGAAGCAACTCGCTCACCCCacctacatcacaacaacagaCAGGTATCCCAATTGATACTTGGGTATCAGCTGAAGATATCCACATTAGAGGACAGAACATGACGAATGAACACGCCCCACTCTCACCACAAAGCAGCATCAATTCAACGGGAAGTAGTGGGGAAACGACAACCGAAGATGGTGGCATACTCAGAAATACATTTCTTGAGGAAGCAAGTGGTATGAAAG ATGTACCAGCATGGCTGAAAAGTTTACGACTTCATAAGTACTCAGCACTCTTCCAACAAATGACATATGAAGAAATGATGAGTCTGACTGAAGAAAAGTTGGAAGCCAAG AATGTAACCAAGGGTGCTCGGAATAAGATCATCCTGAGCATCAGGAAACTAACAGAAAGACAACAAACTTTAAGGGAACTTGAGAAG GAAATAATGGAGTGTAATAGTCCAAGCACATTGAGAAATGCACTGAGTGAACTGAAAGCTGTTTTGATGACGCCGATGAAACTACAGAATAACCAGATAGAAAACAGTGAGAACATCTCACACACTGCCAgcactagtaatagtataaccACCAACACATTAACAACGATCACGGTGACCAGTAGCTCTGGTAGTCCACTCTCCATGACAGTACAGGGTAGTCCTAATATACTTCAGTCACCTACACTGCCAAATGATCTCATAGAACAGAGTTCAGTGCCAACTGTTGAAGAAGGTGACATTCCTGGTCAGTTTACAAGAGTCATGGGTAAAA TGTGTACCCAGCTACTAGTGTCTCGCCATGATGAGGAAAATCTGaacatgtatatacaactgATAGATAAAGCCCTGAACAATGAATCATTCAATGAAACACAGAAGAAGAGGTTGATGTCATGGAAACAACAGTGTCAAAAAGTGTACAGAATGCATCCTAGACGACTTTCTCTTGATAATAGTAAACAGAGAGGAGG CTGGATGCCCCATGGTAATACATTCCCCAATGATTACATCATGAGCAGTGGTAACCACATGGCTCTTCGGAGAGCTTCTCGTCAAGTGTTCTCACAATCACCGCAGAGACTCGGCCAGAGTACTGGACCAATAGGAACcagcagtagtagtagcacACCTGGCACTACAGGTGCAATTACAAGGATGACCAATCAGCTGGGCTCGAGTGCCTACCTGAAACCAAGACCT GGAAATCCACATCAAAGTGTGCAGAGAACACGATCAGCACCAGTACGTAGGCCTTCACCTCAGCTTGGCAGTAATACCTTTATGATTCAGCCAGGAAGACAGTTCTCTGAACATCAGTTTGGTGTTACTGAACCAGAGATAAACAATCGCCTTGAGTCTCTTTGCCTTAGTGTCACAGAGCATGCATTGGGAG ACGGGCCGAGTGGTGATAGGAATTCCACTATGTAG